A single region of the Chitinophaga niabensis genome encodes:
- a CDS encoding RNA polymerase sigma factor — protein MDQRRRNSFKPDDQADQPMALTTLIEGCKRGDRLCQEKLYALFFDQMLAVIRRSFSDQDAAISILNNGFLRAFKKIDQYKGSGSFEGWLRRIITHAIADYYREHESELNIRKAEIAENLPELHTKDPMAYKDLLQVLQHLPPATRVVINLFIVEGYAHKEISEMLGISTGTSKWHVSEGKRILKNLLNIQFTQ, from the coding sequence TTGGATCAGAGAAGAAGAAATAGCTTTAAACCGGATGATCAGGCAGATCAACCCATGGCCCTTACAACGCTTATTGAAGGTTGTAAAAGGGGAGACCGCCTGTGCCAGGAAAAACTATATGCGCTTTTCTTTGATCAGATGTTAGCTGTTATCCGTCGCTCTTTTAGCGATCAGGATGCGGCTATCAGTATTTTAAACAATGGATTCCTGCGTGCCTTTAAAAAAATTGACCAATATAAAGGCAGCGGAAGTTTTGAAGGATGGTTGCGCAGGATCATTACACATGCTATTGCAGACTATTACAGGGAGCATGAATCAGAATTGAATATCCGTAAAGCTGAAATAGCGGAGAACCTGCCGGAGCTACACACAAAAGACCCTATGGCCTATAAGGATCTGCTGCAGGTACTACAGCATTTGCCGCCTGCTACCAGGGTTGTGATCAACTTGTTTATTGTCGAAGGCTATGCACACAAAGAAATTTCGGAAATGCTGGGTATTAGTACGGGCACTTCCAAATGGCATGTTTCGGAGGGGAAAAGAATATTGAAAAACCTTTTAAACATTCAATTCACTCAATGA